The proteins below are encoded in one region of Streptomyces marianii:
- a CDS encoding alkyl sulfatase dimerization domain-containing protein — protein sequence MTFTVTEYADRVWNGEIDDSIVSTPKSGAGVIDVVDGVGWRPGFGNVFAFRAAGELLLFDTGNPYDASGLHQDLRRWSKMPVTTAVFSHGHVDHVGGTGPFDAEEGPALTVVAHEMTGARFDRYLLTNGYNAVINQRQFQLPGLTWPTEYRRPDVTYRDGMTLTTGELTCELFHVRGETDDATVAWFPRWRILCPGDMFIWLAPNCGNPQKVQRYPREWALALRRMAALDAEIMLPSHGAPVFGADRVRQALEETAEWLESLVEQTLAGLNAGARLDDLLHTVSPPAHLSGRPYLRAAYDEPEFVVRNLWRQYGGWYDGNPARLKPASDARLATELAGLAGGAGVLADAARRHADAGEFRLAGHLAELAVLAEPDRASLHRVRAEVYEARAEEEASLMARGVFRWAASESRRKCEEDTRGPAACGGTESHGASASE from the coding sequence ATGACTTTCACCGTCACCGAGTACGCCGACCGCGTCTGGAACGGCGAGATCGACGACAGCATCGTGAGCACCCCGAAGAGCGGCGCCGGAGTGATCGACGTCGTCGACGGCGTCGGATGGCGCCCGGGGTTCGGCAACGTCTTCGCGTTCCGCGCGGCCGGCGAGCTGCTCCTGTTCGACACGGGCAATCCGTATGACGCCTCGGGCCTCCACCAGGACCTGCGCCGGTGGAGCAAGATGCCGGTCACCACCGCGGTCTTCTCGCACGGCCATGTCGACCATGTGGGTGGGACCGGCCCGTTCGACGCCGAGGAAGGCCCGGCGCTCACCGTCGTCGCGCACGAGATGACCGGGGCGCGCTTCGACCGGTACCTCCTCACCAACGGCTACAACGCGGTGATCAACCAACGGCAGTTCCAGCTTCCGGGCCTGACCTGGCCCACCGAGTACCGCCGCCCGGACGTCACGTACCGGGACGGCATGACCCTCACGACCGGCGAGCTGACCTGCGAGCTGTTCCACGTCCGCGGCGAGACCGACGACGCGACCGTGGCCTGGTTCCCCCGGTGGCGCATCCTGTGCCCCGGCGACATGTTCATCTGGCTCGCCCCGAACTGCGGCAACCCCCAGAAAGTGCAGCGCTATCCGCGGGAGTGGGCCCTCGCGCTGCGTCGCATGGCCGCCCTGGACGCGGAGATCATGCTTCCCTCGCACGGCGCGCCGGTCTTCGGCGCCGATCGCGTCCGCCAGGCGCTGGAGGAGACGGCGGAATGGCTGGAGAGCCTGGTGGAGCAGACCCTGGCGGGCCTCAACGCGGGTGCGCGGCTGGACGACCTCCTGCACACGGTCAGCCCTCCGGCCCATCTGTCCGGCAGGCCGTACCTGCGGGCCGCGTACGACGAACCCGAGTTCGTGGTGCGCAACCTGTGGCGCCAGTACGGCGGTTGGTACGACGGCAACCCGGCCCGGCTGAAGCCCGCTTCCGACGCCCGGCTGGCCACCGAGCTCGCCGGGCTCGCCGGCGGGGCCGGGGTGCTGGCCGACGCCGCGCGGCGCCACGCCGACGCCGGCGAGTTCCGGCTGGCCGGGCACCTCGCGGAGCTGGCCGTGCTCGCCGAGCCCGACAGGGCGTCCCTGCACCGTGTGCGGGCGGAGGTCTACGAGGCACGGGCGGAGGAGGAGGCGTCCTTGATGGCCAGGGGCGTCTTCCGCTGGGCCGCTTCGGAGTCGCGGCGCAAGTGCGAGGAGGACACCCGAGGGCCGGCCGCGTGCGGGGGAACGGAGTCGCACGGGGCCTCTGCGTCGGAGTAG